A single genomic interval of Coccidioides posadasii str. Silveira chromosome 1, complete sequence harbors:
- the NOP12 gene encoding Nucleolar protein 12 (EggNog:ENOG410PJZ3~COG:A), whose product MGKKSRSKAKEEAAASNAAPGATTNNTGFSLLFGTKDATAVDPALASLFANSAGPVKSPEIVKSREQLSTHRREEPAEEHGSDGEAELADGDEEMPDAGAERVNDDEEDEEEEEEEEEEEKEKDAKPDRTEKSRKRKRHEAEDDLEESYMRKIAKEEEKDRKKRAAAKNEKRQRTDESPAADSEAGSSGPDEQKDDEESESDQEDEGPPPVHESLANTAEAAALEKSNRTVFLGNVSSEAIKSKSSKKALLAHLSSFFPSLPESSTPHKIESIRFRSTAFATAAVPKRAAFAKKDLMDSTTRSTNAYVVYTTAAAARKALSLNGTTVLDRHLRVDSIAHPAPIDHKRCVFVGNLGFVDEEAAASTDDQEKKRKKSATPSDVEEGLWRTFNENAGRVESVRVVRDPSTRVGKGFAYIQFHDQNGVEAALLLDGKKFPPMLPRKLRVVRAKRTAKKRNDSTSTNPNRMGLGRPDPSLKGRAAKLLGRAGAAQLRASAKAEKNKGSESTAPFVFEGYRATEGKNGSLPEFKVKTKSRGRPKTRSARRAKAFRDAKRKGGK is encoded by the exons ATGGGAAAGAAATCCAGGTCAAAGGCCAAAGAAGAGGCCGCAGCCAGCAATGCGGCCCCAGGAGCAACAACGAACAACACCGGTTTTTCGCTCTTGTTTGGAACTAAGGATGCGACCGCCGTTGATCCCGCGCTGGCGTCGTTGTTTGCAAACAGC GCCGGCCCTGTGAAATCTCCGGAAATCGTAAAGTCCAGAGAGCAATTGTCCACTCACAGACGCGAGGAACCCGCCGAAGAGCATGGCAGTGATGGAGAGGCAGAGCTTGCTGACGGCGATGAAGAAATGCCGGATGCAGGCGCTGAAAGAGTCAacgacgacgaagaagacgaagaagaagaagaagaagaagaagaagaagaaaaagaaaaggatgCAAAACCAGATAGAACCGAAAAGTCCCGGAAGCGAAAGAGGCATGAAGCAGAGGACGATCTGGAAGAATCATACATGAGGAAAATAGCcaaggaggaagaaaaggaccGGAAAAAACGAGCTGCAGCAAAGAACGAGAAGAGACAGAGAACGGACGAAAGTCCTGCTGCCGACTCTGAAGCCGGAAGCTCTGGTCCAGACGAGCaaaaagatgatgaagagagTGAATCCGATCAGGAAGACGAAGGCCCACCGCCTGTCCATGAATCCCTCGCCAACACCGCAGAGGCAGCCGCCTTAGAGAAATCCAACCGGACAGTATTCCTCGGCAACGTGTCGAGCGAAGCTATAAAATccaaatcttccaaaaaGGCTCTCCTCGCCCACCTCTCGTCCTTCTTCCCCTCGCTTCCCGAGTCCTCTACACCACACAAGATCGAGTCGATCCGCTTCCGCTCCACCGCATTTGCGACGGCAGCGGTTCCGAAGCGAGCAGCCTTTGCCAAGAAGGATCTCATGGACTCTACAACCCGCAGCACAAACGCCTACGTCGTCTACACCACGGCCGCAGCCGCAAGAAAAGCTCTCAGTCTCAACGGGACAACCGTCCTCGACCGCCATCTTCGTGTCGACAGCATCGCCCACCCGGCACCGATCGATCATAAACGCTGCGTCTTCGTGGGAAACCTGGGTTTCGTAGACGAAGAAGCAGCCGCCTCGACCGACGAtcaggagaagaagagaaagaaatcCGCAACCCCTTCGGACGTCGAAGAGGGTCTCTGGCGTACCTTCAACGAGAACGCCGGGCGCGTCGAGTCCGTCCGGGTCGTCCGCGACCCATCCACGCGCGTCGGCAAGGGGTTCGCGTACATCCAGTTCCACGACCAGAACGGCGTGGAGGCAGCATTACTTCTCGACGGGAAAAAATTCCCCCCGATGCTCCCGCGCAAACTCCGCGTCGTGCGCGCGAAACGGACGGCAAAGAAGCGAAACGACTCCACGAGCACCAATCCGAACAGGATGGGCCTCGGGAGACCCGATCCGAGCTTGAAAGGTCGCGCGGCGAAGCTTCTCGGCCGTGCGGGTGCGGCGCAGCTGCGTGCGTCGGCCAAGGCGGAGAAAAACAAGGGATCAGAGTCGACAGCGCCGTTTGTTTTCGAAGGCTACCGAGCGACGGAGGGTAAAAATGGGAGTCTTCCAGAGTTTAAAGTGAAGACGAAAAGCAGAGGAAGGCCAAAGACGAGAAGCGCGAGACGAGCAAAGGCATTCAGGGACGCGAAAAGGAAGGGTGGGAAGTAG
- a CDS encoding uncharacterized protein (EggNog:ENOG410PN9F~COG:S): MEPPDSAGPEPRLASGPVPPIIPDGLLSDDIHDDERSSSLSDIDERLDHLEDMSPKQEKPANEVDSEAETERIEDSPSRLRSHTSIVLSAGAYGTSPSKLAQSTTYEDLDEDDINEAENSPSKPPRDTRINGVSNASKEVEEGTVNSQSAPQEAIGKKRKRGASVDEEEDMDDEEPLRKRRGSPSGDRTVIETEQESADTNAPEMEPKKNEASSNDEVSPVNEDLTEDSRPSTFRGRKGKKGKRKAKKTKDTYDDMGENIPGEGNQVNGDEQLQEDEENGDGADGADDPEAALKLEESMKKTTAMDVLLSLERQFASLRDKIYDDRIASINEELAQLEKPNPTHPEFLRQLRIIENYRDEKMKIDEKLFAYKMRSLCIKSQAERSQVNSSYYQNVRDIRERYLQEISEHHYRVQHDRFQTSEISADYGIPFPSRRSQQAAQQAAYSMEVSILAGTAKYVGFPSAPEMKGLQRNEIEEDFAKLGISLRRTNPNPLPHAPLSQHHDYVPMSSVAATRQAAEEEFLEQTPWANPQHPIHEQYRQQMHQERVSDHQRFPNSFSTPAAQQRVVDLNAPNGSASTIPEHPSAPNSSAANTPYDYDRSRRNPGIPTPVADPPNSRYPESDDMHGPSAFRSLSSSPLDVRRPHPQKALPKHELGRRSPGPPVEPMGPPSSVRDIPYSPSSSTIRAGRFGIASRGDQPSSPTSAARQKPQSFGSMHQNAGIAAGSSERSRVTNP, encoded by the exons ATGGAGCCCCCGGATTCAGCTGGCCCCGAGCCACGGTTGGCGTCCGGTCCAGTTCCCCCCATAATACCGGACGGCCTTCTTTCAGATGATATTCATGATGATGAGAGGTCCAGCAGTCTGAGCGATATCGATGAACGCCTAGATCACCTTGAGGATATGTCCCCGAAACAAGAAAAGCCTGCCAACGAGGTTGACTCCGAAGCGGAAACTGAGCGCATCGAAGATTCTCCAAGCCGCCTTCGAAGCCACACAAGCATCGTATTGAGCGCGGGGGCGTACGGGACGAGCCCGAGTAAGCTCGCGCAATCGACCACCTATGAAGATCTCGATGAAGATGACATCAACGAGGCCGAAAATTCTCCAAGTAAACCCCCGCGAGATACGAGAATTAACGGCGTCTCGAATGCTTCTAAGGAAGTTGAAGAAGGTACGGTGAACTCACAGTCCGCGCCGCAAGAAGCGATTGGTAAAAAGAGAAAACGCGGGGCTTCtgttgatgaagaagaggataTGGATGATGAGGAGCCGTTACGAAAGCGCCGTGGCTCTCCCTCTGGCGATAGAACCGTAATTGAAACTGAACAGGAAAGTGCAGATACGAATGCGCCTGAAATGGAGCCAAAGAAGAATGAGGCTTCATCCAACGACGAAGTTTCGCCTGTCAATGAAGACCTGACGGAGGATTCCCGCCCTTCAACTTTCCGAGGAAGGAAAGGCAAAAAGGGGAAacgaaaagcaaagaaaacTAAGGACACTTATGACGATATGGGAGAAAATATACCAGGGGAGGGCAACCAGGTAAACGGAGACGAGCAGTTACAAGAGGACGAAGAAAATGGGGACGGTGCCGATGGGGCGGATGATCCCGAAGCAGCATTGAAACTAGAAGAGT CAATGAAAAAAACGACCGCCATGGATGTGCTGCTCAGTCTGGAAAGGCAATTTGCCTCTTTGCGTGACAA GATCTATGACGACCGAATCGCTAGTATAAACGAGGAACTGGCTCAGCTCGAAAAGCCGAACCCAACTCACCCTGAATTCCTCCGCCAGCTCCGGATAATCGAGAACTATCGCGATGAGAAGATGAAAATCGATGAAAAGCTGTTTGCATATAAAATGAGATCCCTGTGCATCAAGAGCCAAGCTGAGCGGAGTCAAGTAAACAGCTCGTACTACCAGAATGTTCGCGACATCCGTGAACGATACCTTCAAGAAATCTCCGAGCATCATTACCGAGTGCAACACGACCGTTTTCAGACAAGCGAAATCAGTGCCGATTATGGCATTCCATTTCCGTCTCGGCGGTCACAGCAAGCAGCGCAGCAGGCTGCATATAGTATGGAAGTTAGTATCTTGGCGGGGACAGCGAAATATGTTGGTTTTCCATCCGCTCCTGAGATGAAGGGTTTGCAGCGTAATGAGattgaagaagattttgcGAAGTTGGGG ATATCTCTGAGGCGCACGAATCCGAATCCGTTGCCCCATGCTCCTTTGTCACAACACCATGATTACGTACCAATGTCATCTGTCGCAGCCACACGGCAGGCAGCGGAAGAAGAGTTCCTTGAGCAGACGCCATGGGCAAATCCGCAGCATCCCATTCATGAACAATATCGGCAACAGATGCATCAAGAGAGGGTGTCAGATCATCAAAGGTTTCCGAACTCCTTTTCTACCCCAGCGGCCCAACAACGGGTAGTGGATCTGAATGCGCCGAACGGTTCTGCGTCAACCATCCCAGAGCATCCGTCGGCTCCTAACTCTTCTGCTGCTAACACACCATACGACTATGACCGCTCCCGTCGAAATCCTGGAATACCCACACCAGTTGCTGATCCGCCCAACAGCCGCTATCCCGAAAGTGATGACATGCATGGACCGTCGGCTTTTCGATCTCTATCTTCGTCACCTCTAGATGTGCGCAGACCTCACCCACAGAAAGCTCTGCCGAAGCACGAACTTGGGCGACGCTCCCCTGGCCCGCCTGTGGAGCCAATGGGTCCACCAAGTTCCGTGCGAGATATCCCATATTCCCCTTCATCATCAACTATACGCGCTGGCCGGTTTGGAATAGCTTCAAGAGGAGATCAGCCATCTTCCCCAACCTCTGCAGCACGTCAAAAGCCACAATCATTTGGCTCAATGCATCAGAATGCTGGTATTGCTGCTGGAAGTTCCGAGAGAAGTCGGGTAACAAACCCATAA
- a CDS encoding uncharacterized protein (EggNog:ENOG410PSRB~TransMembrane:1 (i31-53o)~BUSCO:16937at33183), protein MSLFRSSYYDKDYRAGAALLRARRPYLVKNALTGVVLFGFCISVYAFTINAVGQDDFSDVKVPDAPKQPNKQSQNS, encoded by the exons ATGTCTCT CTTCCGGTCTAGCTACTACGATAAAGATTACCGCGCGGGGGCCGCCCTCCTCCGTGCTCGCCGACCATATCTCGTGAAGAATGCATTGACGGGCGTTGTCCTTTTCGGCTTCTGCATTAGCGTCT ATGCTTTCACAATCAATGCTGTCGGACAAGATGATTTCTCGGACGTTAAGGTCCCCGATGCGCCTAAACAGCCGAACAAACAGTCGCAAAATTCATAG